The Macadamia integrifolia cultivar HAES 741 unplaced genomic scaffold, SCU_Mint_v3 scaffold263, whole genome shotgun sequence genome contains the following window.
ATGCAATGCTCATCGCATGGTTTCGTCGAGGATAATTTATAACCTTATTAATGATGATTCCATAACCTAGGCAATTGATCCATGGGACAGTAATTgctggtgtatgatgtcttgtattctgttgcagtttaatccagggagtactagtaCAGGCACCCCGAAAGAACAAAACGACGGTCCCGCTTGCCGGTAAGCGGGCTGCGGTGGTTGCAAGGGGGGGTAAGAGGCCCCCTACATAGCAGGGGTGTAGTGGGGCATAGCAGcggcttgaattttttatttgagggtattTCTatattttagggattagggtttttcactatatatttgtagcgagatttactttctctgtaagcaatactgagaggtgtgaggacgagcgctgtaatcctattctccattgatagtgaaatagaatctcatctcatcgaggACGTAAGCAATCTTACTAAACCTTGTAAACCTATGTGCatcattttattcttatttttctattaccTTCTGCATCACTTTTAAAGTTACGTTTTTACAAAAAACATCATCACTCAAATCATGAAACCTTGCAGACAATTGTATCTTACACTTATGGGTTTCAGACTTGTGAATTGACAGACTCAAAATACATAATCACAAGTTGAACCCCCTTCTTGCTAAAGAGAGTCGAGTCTCCTTTCTGTCATGCTAATTTGGCCTTAAACTTGTCCatcagaagaaggattacatcTATTTTTACCGTCCTTAAAAATACTTTGTAGGAAAGAACATTCAGACAAACCCAGGATATCCCCTAGAGGTGAGCTTTCCTCCTTTATATCATTTTCTAAAAAGATACCGCTTCAGCTATATAGCTTCCTCACATCGCGACAGCCTTTCGCATGATTGGGTTATAATAAGTCATAAAACCGACCAGCCtgattctctctccctctctctcacataGCCCACGAGGAACCCGTTAGCGTGAGTGGAGATTCTCATTCCCGATCTCTTGTTGGTCCTTACACAATTTGTTTTGTTACAATCCTTTGGACTTGATGACActtaaccaaaaaagaaaaaaaaaattaagacacATTTACACATATGGGCTTTccttaaattttatattttaatcttAACAACAAACTTAACTAAACCCATATCAATGGCCACAGAGTGGAAAAGGGCATATTAGTCAATAAGACCAAACCTCTCCTTGGATAAATAGCAGTCACACCATTCCCAGGGCATAACTCACACTACACACCCATCTCTCTCGATTCGGAAACACAAAATCGTCTCGAACTTTAAGCCACAACCAAAAGGAGCGGCGGAAATGGCGTCGGCAGCGGCAGCAGGGGCGGCAGCAGCGGCGGCGTCTTCCCTCCTTACTTGCCACTACAAAGCCCAAACTCAGGCAATCTTGCCTCATAACTCAGCCCCAAACTCCACCTCTACCGCCTTTACCAACTCCTGCATTAGATCTGGTAAATTTAAAAAAGTTAAGCTACAAAGCGTCCCAGTGAAACGAACCCACATCTTGAATCAGCTCTGTTCTTCTTCTGATCCATGCGTGGGCTCGGATTCCACAACCATTGAATCTCCTCCTCTGAGGATCGGGATCATCGGGTTTGGAAACTTTGGGCAGTTCATCTCCAAGGCCTTCAAGAGACAAGGCCATATTGTCTTGGCCACCTCTCGCTCCGACTACTCCGACTACTGTCAACATCACGGGATCGAGTTCTACAGGTGAGTTTCCGAGTTTCCCTTTGCAAAACCTTTATCGTGTGCTTCGCGCTGCACGGTATTAATTTGTTGATGACGTTGTGTGGGGTCCAACAGCAACATCGACGCCTTATGTGAAGAGCAACCAGACGTGATAGTGGTGTGTAGCTCCATCTTATCGACGGAGACGGTGGTGCGTGGCATCCCCATGCACAAGCTCAGGTCTGATACCATCTTCGCCGACGTCTTATCGGTTAAACAGTTCCCTAGGAACCTATTCCTTGAGGTAAGAACCGTAGGATAGATCTTTCTGATTCTCTATCAACGGTCTGATTTTGTTGACCTTGTTGATGCTCAACTCACGGTCACATGGGGGTGGTGGATCTCAGGTACTTCCGCCGGGATTTGGTCTGGTCTGTACTCATCCGATGTTTGGACCGGAGAGTGGGAAACACGGTTGGGCCGGATTACCGTTTGTTCACGATAAGGTTCGGATTGCCAAAGACACGGTTCAGGAACAGAGATGCGCGCAGTTCTTGAGTATTTTTGAACAGGAGGTTTGTAGTTCAGGACAACAAATTAGGGCCCGGTTCAAACCGGATTTATGGGGTTATTGAAccggatttttaatttttcattttcgtTTGATCTCAGGGTTGCACAATGGTGGAGATGTCGTGTGAAGAGCACGACCGGCATGCCGCCGGCAGCCAATTTATCACACACACCATTGGAAGGTAAGAGAACCGTCCGGTCCGACCGAGAGTAATTCTAGAGAGTTGAGATCCTTAACTTTGGATCATTATTAAGTTGAGAAATTAATTCTAAAGTAAAGGCATGATTTGTTTTGTTTAATTATAATGTGCAGGATCTTGTCTCATCTAAACTTGGAGTCCACACCCATCAATACCAAGGGCTACGAGACTCTCTTGCAATtggtaaatttattttctttaagttCTATTTTTGCAAGAGATTTGATGTGAATTAATATAATCTTGAATTTTCTCATTCTCGTCTTGTTAATTAGTTTATGGGGATGAATTTTATATCTAAGGTATTGAAGAAGTTGGTCCTTGGCCTAATCGAGTTTAGTGCCAGATTAAAACCCATATTGAAGGAAACTCATAATAGTCATATGGGAGACTAATCTCACATCGATTTCGAAAGATTGGATGTGAATTGAAGTGATCTTAGTTTCATCTTATAAACTGAATTATGGGATTGAGTTGTTCTTactatgaaaaagaaaaatcattaattttttataattaaaaaagataaaaattaatTAGTGTTTGTCTGATTGCAGACTGAGAATACGGTCAGTGACAGCTTCGACCTTTACTATGGGCTGTTCATGTACAACGTTAACGCCACAGAGCAGGCAAGTCctctttgagattttttttttttttttttttttttgtgttaatCTCAGCCATTGGGTTGTGAAGTTGACATGAGAGTAATCATCCGATGGGTATCAAATGCAGATTGAGAATCTGGATAGAGCATTTGAAACGGTGAAGCAAAAGCTATTTGGGAGGCTCCATGATATACTGAGGAAACAGATAGTAGAGAGGGTCCCACTACAAGGGACCTCATCatcagcatcatcatcatcatcaacaaaggccCCAAGGGACCAGAAGCAGACCCCTTACTTCTTACCTAGCAGCCAAAAGATGAAGGACCTCTCCTCCTTTGCCATGCCTCCTCTTCCAcgagaaaataaagaggatgTAAACTTAGCTGCTTCACACCCTAACGAGACTAGTTTGGTCCCACGTTAGACAAATCTGGGTCATTCGTTGAAGAGTTCAAAACAATCCTGGCCATCCCATTTCATTGTGTTAACATGATCATCATgtaatttttgttattttcctgTTAATAAAAAAGTCAGAAATTGACGATTTGGATTTAccccaaaaaatgaaattcctAAAATGGTGTTAAGAGGAGAATCGTAATCGTTAATTTTACCATTCCGACCCCACTCCCCCCCAAAAGATGAAATTCGTAATCGTGAATGTGTGGTGACTGGTATGTGGGTGAGTAGGTGGGGTAGGGGACTACCGCTTATGACTTGATGGGGTCCATTGGGTGAGGCGCATCGTATTCGGATCGGCACTTTGATGGACCCCACAAGCACCAGATAATTGCGTTGAGAGGAACTCACCAACGCTCCACCCCCGCGGATCCAGATCACATTGTCGGGTACTCCTAATCGTCGGATGTCTCTTTGTCTAGTTCAGCTGTTAGAGAAGATTCGGACTTATTTGGGCTTCGGGTTTTGCTCGTCTTTAGGAGCCTAGGAGGTACCGTTATTCTGCTCTGAAATCTCAattcccatttttctttttatttagaaataaaggaaagattTACATAGAGTTCAAAGTTTGGAATATACAATAGTTTGATGAGAAGAACGATTGTCAATCACTTTTTACACAAATTTCTGGTATGAATACAAATTTTTCCATTTGAATACGGGGAGGAATGGTGGTCTAAGGTCAACTCCAAAAGTTATTGGAAGTCATCAGGGGTTCAAGTTCTGTAACATAACTCTAGATCTTATGCACATCTCATcgttgtttgtttgtttcttttatcCTACGGGGAGCTCCCCTCGCTGGTTCAATATCCTCTCTTGTCATCACATGGTTAGTAAAAAATAATGAgcatttattttttgagaacAATGACCTATCCTAATATATTCTGAGATTTGTTGGAGACCATAGTTATAATAAGCACATTATTAGTAAAAATAAGGAGTCTTAAGTCTGGAAACAAGTTTCGGCTCAATAGCATTCACCTGAGAGGTGCATGGTTTATGACCTTTGCCAAAGGTTAGCCACCTGATTGATATTGAGAGAGTTTGGGTTTTGAGACCCAAGAGTGATATCATATTCCTATGTATTCATATGAAATAATAAGCGATAATGAAAGCACTAAAGAAATGTATCAAAAATTGATCTTTAAAATATTATTGGAGTTAAAAAAGTACATGATCAAgttagaaaaagaaggaaaatagaaacatTCGGTTCTTAACCCCAAAGGGCCTACGGCCCAAACTCACCTTGGAAACTCGCATGTAAGGAACACATGCCAATATTCTCTTGTTCGTTGTGGCACAAACCATAGATAGGGTCAATGTCCACCCATTTATGTAGGATGTCTTTAGTGGGAATTCTTCAAGTGCTAATCTTCAAAAGAACATCTTAAATTTAGGGTGAGTtttgagtttccaaaaaaataatcacCACCATTATGGAAGACAAGCACACATGTTAGAGCAtccattagagttagttattgGTAAATTGGTCTTCAGAATGTTTATTGCAATTTTAGTTGTGAGAGACTTTGAAAGATCACACCACCATTGATTAGATTCAAGGGTTATGGGAATTTGGATAATGTAATTAGAGATTGTAATAGGAAGAATGTAATTAAGTAAACTTATGTTCCATTGATTTCCCACCATAAAATTGTTAGTTTTTGAAGctaggtgggaggtgggaggtgggaggtgggaggtgggggaGATTCAGAAAATAGGTTACCAAGATAAATATTGTTAGTCCTGTGTATCCATGGATCATTCCAAAGGAAAGTATTATAGTCATTAGCCATTTCGATGTGATCACTCCAAAAGAAAGTATTATAATCTTGGGTTTCTttgcctcttgtacaagtgagtTTATAGAATTGAGTTATTCTAAATTTGTATCAAAGGCACTAGAGAAGTTGATCCCCGGAGTTCTTCTAAGTTTGTATCAAAGGCATTAGAGAAGTTGATCCCCGGCCCAACCCTCGCAAGTTGGTTCCAAAGTGAAGCCCCTATTACTTGATCTAGACTCTACTGACGTAGTAGAATGTTATGATTGATAACCTGTCCACCAAATCAGAAGGAGATAAGGATCCACCTCATCCAAATCTTctcatttgaattttaaaattcaaatatgatGATCTTATCACCGATGTTATCTCTTAcagttgtaattttatttacttATCTTTTTAAATGGGATTCAATCTCCCAGCTTTACTTATAAAATATCTATATATACTCATTCATACATCAATAGAAATCATTCAATAACTTAGCAAAAACAATCCTTGTGCAATTTCTTTTAATGATCCCATAGTAGTCATATGGAAAACTAATCTCACATCGATTTCAAAAGATTTGATGTGATTTTAGTTCCCTTCACCATTTTATAAGCTGATGGGGTTGAGTTATTCCAAATTACTATCAAAAGTAAAGTCACTAATTTTTtataactaaaaaaataagaaaattaattcATATTTATCTAATTGCAGAGTGAGAATACAGTCAGTAACAGCTTCGACCTTTactgtggtttttttttttttttNNNNNNNNNNNNNNNNNNNNCAGCCACTGGATTGTGAAGTTGACATGAGACTAATCATCTGATGGGTATCAAATGCAGATCGAGAATCTGGATAAAGCATTTGAGACGGTGAAGCAGAAACTATTTGGTAGGCTCCATGATATACCAAGGAAACAGATCGTAGAGAGGGTCCCACTACAAGggacctcatcatcatcataaaaaaaaatggtaatcgTGAATGTGTGATTAGTGGGTGGGTTAAGTGGGATATGGGACTACCGTTAAGACTTGAGTGGGTCCATTGGGTGAGGCGCGTATTCGGGTCGGCTCTTTCATGGACCCCACCTTTTTTACTAGTTATTATATTCTATTCATGCACGCtaaagaggagggggggggggNNNNNNNNNNNNNNNNNNNNGGGGGACTGATTGGAAAGGAAGAGGGGAACAATACATGTGACAAAAGTTTATCTTTACATCTTTCACATTCTTGGCGTTTGCTTTATCAGCAAAAGCCACAATCAGTATGCTATGCTTTTTTATGAACCCCACAAGCACCAGATTATTGCACAAAGAACTCCCCAACCCTCTGCTTGCCATTCAAATCACATGGTCGGGTCCTCCCAATTGTCGGATATCTCTTTGATGGATCCCACAAACATCAGATTATTGGGTTGCTCGATTAGCCATTTGACGACTGAGTGGACTTGAAGATATGCCCCCCATGAGTGGAAATGTTTGATCGCATCCTCTAAATCGTTGGATGACTTATTGAGCAATAATTAAGTGGTTACTAATTAGAGAGGAGCCGGATCTGTTTGAGCAAGCGGTGtctctctttttctgttttctccTGACAATCTCTTTCCTGTATGCAAGGAGTTACCCTCTCTTCCTTCTGAGTCTCCCATGAGGGCAATTTCAAAGGAATAATTAATGATATTGTGGGCTTTCGTGTTCTCTTTAATTATAAATTTTCACCAAGAAGAAAGTGGACATTTGTAAAGCCGGATGTGAATTTCTAGAACATTAGAGTCTAATTtgtaaataaaatgggaaattaatttttttaatgagaggAAGCAGAGAAGTGTTTGggaattctataaaaaaaaaaaaaaaaaaaaaaggatctttTCAACGACTACCTTTCTTGGAATCACTTGATCCCAATCCATCTGTCTTAGAGGGAAATTTTAGGGACTATGAATAATTTAAATTGGTTATGTAAGGGATTGATGTGGCAAAAATTGATCAGCCGATCTTCCTTGTAGCTCCTGATGGCTCAGTtgatctgcacagaagagaagacaggggagagtcgggctgacctgatgggggactctccgatgcctaagtcaaatctttccacagcagatactcaagagagttttcagtcaaaagaagtgatcgattcccacaatggaggcttaccatggtatttataggctgctgatggaatGGATAAGGGGGGAACGTCCGTGGAGAGTCCTACTGGGCGTGGAGTCCTTAAGGAGAATGGCTCTCTGATTCCAAAAATATTCCATATTTCAGGGCATCTTTCGAGAATATTCCTCTTTTATCTCGGAAGTGTGGgttgtgagaggggtggatgcctctgatgacgtgtagtggatagagtcctgtctttgtgatcagggattacgttccttgaatgtaggagtggatgatAGCACGTTTCTAGGAGCCCTGCCTGATGATGTCGGGCTGAGGTGGCAATAAGGCCTGAGGAGATGCTGAGGTGGTAGCTCAGCCTGAtgggaggccgaggtggtagctcagCTTGATGGGGGGCTGAGGTGGCAGTACAGTATTAGTTCGAAGGCTCCTTGGCCGTGCTGTGGGTAGAGACATTTACCCTCATCATCAGCCCCTCGCTCTAGCAGTTCGGTTCGGATAGCTATAGCATTAAATTCGATTGACTTTCGTGCATGTGCGCCATTCGTTCAACGAGAAACGCGCTGGTTCTGCCACGTGTCATAACATCGTAACTTCACCTCGAGCAAGCGAAGAGACTACTTTGGTTCACTGTTGATCTCAACTAGATCCAGCCGTCCATTCTCCACCGCCTTCACCTATAAATAGGACATTTTTTCCTAGAAGACTTCGCATTTGTTCTAGTGTTAAAGTCAGTTCAGCTCGCTTCTAGCCTCAGCACGGTCATCTACAGAGTCTCTGAGCAGCTCGACGTCTTTAATACAACCAACCAGCTTCTCCAACCAGCTCGTCTTCTCCAGTGCGTCACTTTCAAGCTCGTCCTTCAACCAGTAAGTAAGATAGTACTATAGTTGTGACTCGTCATTCTTCTTTCGCTCAGCCCTCCGTGTTTCCTAGCGTCAATCCTGGTGATCTCGATATGGCATCCATGTGTGACCCTGACTCACCCAGCCAGACCCTCTTGATGGCTTTGAGGCGTGGGGAAAACCACCAGAGTGTCCCATTACCAATCTTTTGTCCTCCAATGATGACACTTCAAGCAGTCTAAACTCTGACAGCAGCTCAGGCTCAGGCAACAGCTTGGGTATTGAGTCTATCGAGGTGGTCTCGCCTGAGACCATCCCAACCAGGGGTAGCTATGTTGCCCCAGCTCAACCCCCCAGTGCTGTGGCAATGAGCACTTCGATGGCAAGCCCATCAAGCACTGAAGTCCCTGAGGCAGGCCTAGCAGAGTCTAAGGGGGAAGGCTCTGCTTCATCCTctggagaaaagaaaattgcagtcaACACCCCGAGCATCCTTACACCTAAAGTTCCAGACTTAATCTAGGGTCGGTATGGTATCCCCGATTACATGGTGATGGGCATCCCAGATAAAGATGACGTGTAGGCGCCTCTAGGGACGAGGTGGCCTTCTACGACGTCGCCTTCCAGAGCGGCCTTAGGATTCCGGTGCCCCAACTGGTCAGATCAGTTCTAGAGTACTAGTGTCTCACCCTAAGCCAACTCACACCGAACTCCTGGCGTAATTCTCGACTTTGAGGTGTTCGTCTCAAAGCTGGGCTGAACTGCGACGTTGAAAGTCTTCCGCAagatgttcttggtgaagaggcacacctcggggtggtactacttcaccaagaAGGACAGAGACGGACCCTACAATGATTTGAAGATGTTTATCAACATGTCCTCCTCAGTGAAGTagtggaaggagaggtattTCTATATGGCAatggaggggaaccccttcaagaACAGCTAGGTAAGGCCCACTCTGTCAGTGCTGAACCGAGCTCCTAAGCTATCCCCAGTCGATCTCCAAACAAATCAAATGTGTTTGGGTGGGTAGGGCTGTGGACATCTAGATGTTGCAGGACGAAGACTTCCTTCTAGAGTAGAAGCTGAGTGAAGTCCCTTGTGAGGGTTTGATTGCGTCCGATTTTCTCTTCAGGTCAGCTTGGTCTTCGTACTAATTCATCTCGGATCATCTTTGTTTTGCAGTGGTGAACGTGAAGGTCGATAACAAGGCCCTTACCAAGGAGGTGGTAGAGACGAGGAAGAAGGAAGCGGCCGAGCAGGCCGCCAAGAAGACTACTGATAAGGGCAAGGCAGTGTCAAGACCAGGCCTTGGATTGAGGTCATTCCACCCACTAGCGCGGGTAATAAGGACTCGCCAATCACCATAGGGAGCAAGACTGAAAAAGAGATACCCCTGCCCATCCAGTACTCAGCTTGGCACAGGGACTCTGGGCTCGTTCAAGGGCAAAGAGCTAGTGGGTCTAGGAGAAAAGGGACCTAGGCAGACTGGTACACTGGACCGAGCCACCATTGGTCCAGATGGCCATAAGAGGAGGCGCTCGCCCATGGATGACGTGCAGCACGACAACCCCCCAAGGTGGCTAGGACGGGGAAGTAGCTTGTAGATCCATAGGGGGACCTGATGGAGAATGGCATTATGCTGGACCCCAACACCACTCGGATCTGGTGTCATCGGAGCAGTCCCAAGAAGGACATTGCCCGCATGAAGAAGTTATCTGACGTTGACTTCACGGATCAGATATACATTCAGATAGGCGATGTAAGTATCCTCaacttttctctcttccttattCCCCTTGGTGTTTTGAGTACTGACCATTCCGTTGGGTCCTTGTAGAGTTTTGCTTTTGAGGTTGAGACTGCCCAACGATTTAAGAGCATGGCCGTTGGTTATGCTAAGGTGGAGGACAAAGTGAAGCACGTTCATAGAGATCTCCAGATAGATGTGGGTTAGctgaagaatgagaagaaaaggacacGTTTTAAGGAGCAAAGGGTGAGAGATCATGAGAAGAGGGTTGGTAAGCTAGAGTGTGAAGTTGCTAAGCTActgataagcacatttatgtgtgaatctagggtagtaaaacatgcattttacatatttagaatggagctaccttgggttttactctctttttgtaggttttatattttcaaggccttaaggattatcggacactatatcttcaattttacacgtaaaaaggtcctatttctttttatggttgcaaagagaacgaaattctgagaaagatggacgtgttcaattaaaagtacacattcgtttggtcacccgtacaaatgattattcttttcaggccagaaaaagaataatggatcagaactgaaccgagatgcagaaccagcccgtttgccaTTGTCTTAGAGGTaaaaggaatactccaaatgcgaacaaggatcgatggaccacatccttNNNNNNNNNNNNNNNNNNNNNNNNNNNNNNNNNNNNNNNNNNNNNNNNNNNNNNNNNNNNNNNNNNNNNNNNNNNNNNNNNNNNNNNNNNNNNNNNNNNNNNNNNNNNNNNNNNNNNNNNNNNNNNNNNNNNNNNNNNNNNNNNNNNNNNNNNNNNNNNNNNNNNNNNNNNNNNNNNNNNNNNNNNNNNNNNNNNNNNNNNNNNNNNNNNNNNNNNNNNNNNNNNNNNNNNNNNNNNNNNNNNNNNNNNNNNNNNNNNNNNNNNNNNNNNNNNNNNNNNNNNNNNNNNNNNNNNNNNNNNNNNNNNNNNNNNNNNNNNNNNNNNNNNNNNNNNNNNNNNNNNNNNNNNNNNNNNNNNNNNNNNNNNNNNNNNNNNNNNNNNNNNNNNNNNNNNNNNNNNNNNNNNNNNNNNNNNNNNNNNNNNNNNNNNNNNNNNNNNNNNNNNNNNNNNNNNNNNNNNNNNNNNNNNNNNNNNNNNNNNNNNNNNNNNNNNNNNNNNNNNNNNNNNNNNNNNNNNNNNNNNNNNNNNNNNNNNNNNNNNNNNNNNNNNNNNNNNNNNNNNNNNNNNNNNNNNNNNNNNNNNNNNNNNNNNNNNNNNNNNNNNNNNNNNNNNNNNNNNNNNNNNNNNNNNNNNNNNNNNNNNNNNNNNNNNNNNNNNNNNNNNNNNNNNNNNNNNNNNNNNNNNNNNNNNNNNNNNNNNNNNNNNNNNNNNNNNNNNNNNNNNNNNNNNNNNNNNNNNNNNNNNNNNNNNNNNNNNNNNNNNNNNNNNNNNNNNNNNNNNNNNNNNNNNNNNNNNNNNNNNNNNNNNNNNNNNNNNNNNNNNNNNNNNNNNNNNNNNNNNNNNNNNNNNNNNNNNNNNNNNNNNNNNNNNNNNNNNNNNNNNNNNNNNNNNNNNNNNNNNNNNNNNNNNNNNNNNNNNNNNNNNNNNNNNNNNNNNNNNNNNNNNNNNNNNNNNNNNNNNNNNNNNNNNNNNNNNNNNNNNNNNNNNNNNNNNNNNNNNNNNNNNNNNNNNNNNNNNNNNNNNNNNNNNNNNNNNNNNNNNNNNNNNNNNNNNNNNNNNNNNNNNNNNNNNNNNNNNNNNNNNNNNNNNNNNNNNNNNNNNNNNNNNNNNNNNNNNNNNNNNNNNNNNNNNNNNNNNNNNNNNNNNNNNNNNNNNNNNNNNNNNNNNNNNNNNNNNNNNNNNNNNNNNNNNNNNNNNNNNNNNNNNNNNNNNNNNNNNNNNNNNNNNNNNNNNNNNNNNNNNNNNNNNNNNNNNNNNNNNNNNNNNNNNNNNNNNNNNNNNNNNNNNNNNNNNNNNNNNNNNNNNNNNNNNNNNNNNNNNNNNNNNNNNNNNNNNNNNNNNNNNNNNNNNNNNNNNNNNNNNNNNNNNNNNNNNNNNNNNNNNNNNNNNNNNNNNNNNNNNNNNNNNNNNNNNNNNNNNNNNNNNNNNNNNNNNNNNNNNNNNNNNNNNNNNNNNNNNNNNNNNNNNNNNNNNNNNNNNNNNNNNNNNNNNNNNNNNNNNNNNNNNNNNNNNNNNNNNNNNNNNNNNNNNNNNNNNNNNNNNNNNNNNNNNNNNNNNNNNNNNNNNNNNNNNNNNNNNNNNNNNNNNNNNNNNNNNNNNNNNNNNNNNNNNNNNNNNNNNNNNNNNNNNNNNNNNNNNNNNNNNNNNNNNNNNNNNNNNNNNNNNNNNNNNNNNNNNNNNNNNNNNNNNNNNNNNNNNNNNNNNNNNNNNNNNNNNNNNNNNNNNNNNNNNNNNNNNNNNNNNNNNNNNNNNNNNNNNNNNNNNNNNNNNNNNNNNNNNNNNNNNNNNNNNNNNNNNNNNNNNNNNNNNNNNNNNNNNNNNNNNNNNNNNNNNNNNNNNNNNNNNNNNNNNNNNNNNNNNNNNNNNNNNNNNNNNNNNNNNNNNNNNNNNNNNNNNNNNNNNNNNNNNNNNNNNNNNNNNNNNNNNNNNNNNN
Protein-coding sequences here:
- the LOC122066903 gene encoding arogenate dehydrogenase 2, chloroplastic-like, with translation MASAAAAGAAAAAASSLLTCHYKAQTQAILPHNSAPNSTSTAFTNSCIRSGKFKKVKLQSVPVKRTHILNQLCSSSDPCVGSDSTTIESPPLRIGIIGFGNFGQFISKAFKRQGHIVLATSRSDYSDYCQHHGIEFYSNIDALCEEQPDVIVVCSSILSTETVVRGIPMHKLRSDTIFADVLSVKQFPRNLFLEVLPPGFGLVCTHPMFGPESGKHGWAGLPFVHDKVRIAKDTVQEQRCAQFLSIFEQEGCTMVEMSCEEHDRHAAGSQFITHTIGRILSHLNLESTPINTKGYETLLQLTENTVSDSFDLYYGLFMYNVNATEQIENLDRAFETVKQKLFGRLHDILRKQIVERVPLQGTSSSASSSSSTKAPRDQKQTPYFLPSSQKMKDLSSFAMPPLPRENKEDVNLAASHPNETSLVPR